In Osmia bicornis bicornis chromosome 1, iOsmBic2.1, whole genome shotgun sequence, the following proteins share a genomic window:
- the LOC114871902 gene encoding uncharacterized protein LOC114871902: MHGWHMDTLEEPRDNTDIFPPKGNLFKSSYKRIGTEDTRTGISETQAMLSQIELKDLYKPVYPQRTLHKMRALAYGQIEEEKESTLTDLLYDSEEAKHMDYRTTQEIHYRLPYPMKPRSLLPPPPPEPWLLNRRTIGYSLEQLEKRDGVNTFLDDNMELHRKIADLKMRRNKLHEVTSKN; the protein is encoded by the exons ATGCATGGTTG GCACATGGATACATTAGAAGAACCTAGGGACAATACAGACATATTTCCACCGAAAGGAAATCTTTTTAAATCATCATATAAAAGAATAGGAACAGAAGATACTCGTACAGGAATTTCCGAAACACAGGCAATGTTGTCTCAGATAGAATTGAAGGATTTGTACAAACCAGTTTATCCGCAACGTACTTTACATAAAATGAGGGCTCTTGCATATGGACA gatagaagaagaaaaggaatcTACATTAACAGATTTATTATATGATTCTGAAGAAGCTAAACATATGGATTATAGAACAACACAAGAAATTCATTATAGATTACCTTATCCCATGAAGCCAAGATCATTACTACCTCCGCCACCACCAGAACCATGGTTGTTAAATAGAAGAACTATTGGTTATAGTCTTGAACAATTAGAAAAAAGGGATGGTGTAAATACATTTTTGGATGATAACATGGAGCTTCATAGGAAAATAGCTGATTTAAAAATGAGAAGGAATAAGTTACATGAAGTAAcatctaaaaattaa
- the LOC114871903 gene encoding LOW QUALITY PROTEIN: radial spoke head 10 homolog B-like (The sequence of the model RefSeq protein was modified relative to this genomic sequence to represent the inferred CDS: deleted 2 bases in 2 codons; substituted 1 base at 1 genomic stop codon): MMEGKGVYRWSNGAQYKGDFEQNRMHGKGLLEWNNNCWYEGDFVNGYRHGRGIMVDGENRYMYTGIWYMGQRHGKGYCRYGDNSSYDGDWVMDKMHGIGLRTYTKGSYYGQWKNGLRDGRGTMVWTNGNVYRGEWKCGAMHGYGEYVWNAFFNKTLTWPQEALYVGNWRNGMRNGEGELKLSAVGGAKYFGHWKDNKKHGYGVIIGSNGEKFESNPLFLNDVLCTSNVENNDLNNELEDKDEIKCVRVIKEMKPQFLDRPTQLEKAPIIPILKPEQFPSLSYYITRLFDPESLEVHPLLPILSGKCYSCENESCTCLAVKSIDENDKEATDIVEQETNVSEFTVNNIKKSDWEYEERWTHNYLILHMARLREIYNNYAKLFTNSAPQCDIAMSRLCLWQLWSDCGIHKKGLSLIEIDNYIAKNKTTCVQNPHHPFEKIEIWQYLHALLEVSWHLYTKFSDIETEEINGKLAGGLHNFLKNDIYPHTGNHIGSLCQENQDLLPIYAVFKLCKRIGYPFSMKDLLQTMCVLNDTTDPQPSITTETIKSLSNGVNCTIIGEKINYLLKSDDIFMQSHCTIQVSRNNKNDHLCTYNIFCKFNYNNIIAYWLLXICIISFILIIEFLAHGLSVFGELGPSKLLEIMVLICPAIKDIETDMIINMDYEVLFYYSNLLSF; this comes from the exons ATGATGGAAGGGAAAGGTGTTTATAGATGGTCAAATGGTGCACAATacaaa GGAGACTTTGAACAAAATCGAATGCATGGGAAAGGTTTATTAGAATGGAACAATAATTGTTGGTACGAGGGAGATTTTGTAAATGGTTATCGACATGGTAGAGGAATCATGGTAGATGGA GAAAATCGCTATATGTATACTGGCATATGGTACATGGGTCAGCGGCACGGAAAAGG GTACTGTCGTTATGGTGATAATAGTTCGTACGATGGTGATTGGGTAATGGACAAAATGCATGGAATTGGATTACGAACTTATACAAAGGGTAGTTATTACGGTCAATGGAAGAATGGACTTCGTGATGGTAGAGGAACGATGGTTTGGACCAATGGCAATGTTTATCGCGGGGAATGGAAATGTGGTGCGATGCATGG TTATGGAGAATATGTATGGAATGCATTCTTCAATAAAACTTTAACTTGGCCACAAGAAGCTCTTTATGTTGGTAATTGGCGGAATGGAATGCGTAATGGCGaag gAGAGTTAAAATTAAGTGCAGTCGGTGGTGCTAAATATTTTGGGCATTGGAAGGATAATAAGAAACATGGTTATGGAGTTATAATTG gAAGCAACGGGGAAAAATTTGAATCTAAtccattatttttaaacgatgTATTATGTACATCTaatgttgaaaataatgatttaaataatgaattagAGGATaaggatgaaataaaatgtgtACGCGTAATCAAAGAAATGAAACCACA ATTTCTTGACAGACCAACTCAATTAGAGAAAGCTCCCATAATTCCTATTTTAAAACCAGAACAATTTCCATCATTATCTTATTATATAACTCGTTTATTTGACCCAGAAAGTCTAGAAGTACATCCATTATTACCAATTCTATCTGGAAAATGTTATAGTTGTGAAAATGAATCTTGCACCTGTTTGGCAGTGAAGTCAATTG atgaaaatgataaagaaGCGACAGATATTGTTGAACAAGAAACAAATGTTTCTGAATTTActgtaaataatataaagaaatCTGATTGGGAATATGAAGAACGATGGAcacataattatttaatattacataTGGCTCGCTTACgagaaatttataataattatgcaaaattGTTTACAAATTCAGCGCCGCAATGCGATATTGCAATGAGCAGATTGTGTTTATGGCAATTATGGAGTGATTGTGGTATTCATAAGAAAGGATTGagtttaattgaaattgataattatattG CAAAGAATAAAACCACCTGTGTACAAAATCCACATCATCCATtcgaaaaaattgaaatttggcAATATTTGCATGCGCTGTTAGAAGTCTCGTGGCACTTGTATACGAAATTCAGTGATATAGAAACAGAGGAAATTAATGGGAAACTTGCTGGTGGTTTGCataatttcttgaaaaatgaTATATATCCACATACTGGTAATCATATTG GAAGTTTATGTCAAGAGAATCAAGATTTATTGCCTATATATGCCGTCTTTAAATTATGTAAACGAATTGGATATCCATTTTCTATGAAAGATCTTCTTCAAACTATGTGTGTTTTAAAtg ATACAACTGATCCACAACCTTCCATAACTACAGAAACTATTAAAAGCTTATCAAATGGTGTTAACTGTACAATAATAGgtgaaaaaatcaattatttacTTAAATCTGATGACATTTTTATGCAATCACACTGTACAATCCAAGTTtcaagaaataataaaaatgatcacCTGTGTACGTATaacatattttgtaaatttaattataataatattattgcaTATTGGCTTTtgtaaatttgtattatttca tttattttaataattgaatttttagcCCATGGATTATCGGTGTTCGGAGAACTGGGACCTTCGAAATTGTTAGAAATTATGGTATTAATATGCCCTGCAATTAAAGATATAGAAACTGatatgattattaatatggATTATGAGgtattgttttattattcaaaCTTACTAAGCTTTTAA
- the LOC114871936 gene encoding tetraspanin-7-like, translated as MTKRLETVATMACMKTLLMLFNCVFWVFGILMLCIGIWMRIELRDYVDVSAESGRAALLALACLGAILTLTATLACCCTTHGHPALLYLYGAFLAVVTLLELGAGASIYAYRTNLNDQFGQDFNDTMAVYGQNERKTADIDTIQSTLQCCGNRDYTDWLKMVPPKEIPRSCCKVPTEQCKTYDPNQFYTQGCYTRVLDFINSNIGLVAGIAIGVAFYPLVGVFLACCLASNINKVKYEQVA; from the exons atgactaaaCGTTTAGAAACCGTAGCCACAATGGCTTGCATGAAGACATTGCTGATGCTGTTCAATTGTGTCTTTTGG GTCTTTGGTATTCTGATGCTGTGTATTGGTATTTGGATGCGAATAGAACTTCGCGACTACGTTGATGTAAGCGCAGAAAGTGGAAGGGCAGCTTTACTGGCGTTAGCATGTTTAGGGGCGATTTTAACCCTAACAGCAACACTTGCCTGTTGCTGCACAACCCATGGTCACCCAGCTCTTTTGTACCTG TATGGCGCATTTTTAGCTGTCGTTACATTATTGGAGCTTGGAGCTGGTGCATCAATCTATGCTTATCGTACCAATTTAAATGATCAGTTTGGTCAAGATTTCAACGATACCATGGCTGTATATGGACAAAATGAAAGGAAAACTGCTGACATCGATACTATACAATCTACT CTTCAATGCTGTGGTAATAGGGACTACACCGATTGGTTAAAAATGGTTCCACCAAAGGAAATTCCACGATCTTGTTGCAAAGTGCCAACTGAACAGTGTAAAACTTACGATCCGAATCAATTTTATACTCAG ggATGCTATACCCGTGTGCTTGACTTCATAAATAGCAACATAGGTCTGGTTGCTGGTATAGCAATCGGCGTGGCTTTCTACCCTTTGGTTGGCGTTTTCCTAGCATGTTGCTTAGCCAGCAACATCAACAAAGTAAAATACGAGCAGGTTGCTTAG
- the LOC114871838 gene encoding drosulfakinins produces the protein MNLTVALAFTMAIIWFFYGKCEAAPEIVNNMRRRFRSRPLLRGYAVENLFGEDDDFLDINKRQQFDDYGHMRFGKREQFDDYGHMRFGRSHE, from the exons ATGAATTTAACTGTTGCCCTGGCATTCACAATGGCCATTATTTGGTTTTTCTACGGAAAATGTGAAGCAGCTCCTGAAATTGTTAATAACATGCGTCGAAGGTTCCGTAGTCGACCTTTATTACGAGG GTATGCAGTGGAAAATTTATTTGGAGAAGACGATGactttttagatataaataaacgACAACAATTCGATGATTATGGTCATATGAGATTTGGAAAACGGGAACAGTTTGATGATTATGGTCATATGCGATTCGGTAGGAGTCACGAATAA
- the LOC114871935 gene encoding uncharacterized protein LOC114871935: MTIKMAEDVGVMLQKGLAEWWSEETEYIFQRIERWAAYARGYNRLRSQRLSRGRMTMQGGQEPRWSISSNKLIIDDSSWSPRFHTLKKSRRKSRPEETKINCCGTFNYQSNSNLDSTCLETYRYDHSIYFKTIGDIKNSKKEAEEVKNEEDRISISSEELVEWDVNAVSDFIANQILEDGFQNVLDAMDNSDPGTDEIGSVTWFNIDLSKLDLNEETTTVSVVDEQNNQSNMKMKFDIENEENNNNHVMDENLKNQTQFVVEDEEDIERFIDIRRTEQFPITDGRVFD, translated from the coding sequence ATGACCATCAAAATGGCCGAAGACGTTGGTGTGATGCTTCAGAAGGGCTTGGCTGAATGGTGGAGCGAAGAAACGGAGTACATTTTCCAAAGGATAGAAAGATGGGCAGCATATGCCAGAGGCTACAATCGTCTGAGGTCCCAGAGATTGTCCAGAGGAAGAATGACCATGCAAGGTGGACAAGAACCTCGCTGGAGTATTTCCTCCAACAAACTCATAATCGATGACTCTTCGTGGAGTCCACGTTTTCACACTCTGAAGAAGTCACGACGAAAGTCTCGACCCGAAGAAACCAAAATCAACTGCTGTGGCACGTTTAATTACCAATCTAATAGTAATCTGGATAGTACCTGTCTGGAGACCTACAGGTATGATCACAGTATTTACTTCAAGACCATTGGAGACattaaaaatagtaaaaaagaGGCTGAAGAAGTTAAAAATGAAGAGGACAGGATTTCCATCAGCAGTGAGGAGCTGGTGGAGTGGGACGTCAACGCAGTGTCTGACTTCATCGCCAATCAGATTCTAGAGGACGGCTTTCAGAACGTTTTGGACGCTATGGACAATTCTGACCCGGGTACCGACGAAATTGGTTCTGTCACTTGGTTCAATATTGATTTATCCAAACTAGATTTGAACGAAGAGACAACTACTGTTTCAGTTGTTGATGAACAGAATAATCAAagtaatatgaaaatgaaatttgatattgaaaatgaagaaaataataacaatCATGTTATGGATGAGAACTTGAAGAACCAAACGCAGTTTGTGgtagaagatgaagaagataTTGAGAGATTCATTGATATTAGAAGAACGGAGCAATTTCCGATTACAGATGGTCGAGTGTTCGATTGA
- the LOC114871934 gene encoding 60S ribosomal protein L11, producing the protein MREVRIRKLCLNICVGESGDRLTRAAKVLEQLTGQQPVFSKARYTVRSFGIRRNEKIAVHCTVRGAKAEEILERGLKVREYELRKENFSGTGNFGFGIQEHIDLGIKYDPSIGIYGLDFYVVLGRPGFNVAHRRRKTGKVGFQHRLTKEDAMKWFQQKYDGIIIAGKK; encoded by the exons ATGCGTGAAGTTCGCATTCGCAAACTCTGTTTGAATATTTGTGTAGGTGAATCTGGTGACAGACTCACACGTGCTGCCAAG GTATTGGAGCAATTAACTGGACAGCAACCAGTTTTCTCCAAAGCAAGGTATACCGTTCGTTCTTTCGGTATACGTCGTAATGAAAAAATAGCTGTGCACTGTACTGTGCGAGGCGCTAAAGCAGAAGAAATTCTGGAAAGAGGACTGAAG gtCCGAGAATATGAACTGAGAAAGGAGAATTTCTCCGGTACTGGAAATTTCGGTTTTGGTATCCAAGAACATATTGACTTAGGAATTAAGTATGACCCAAGCATTGGTATTTATGGATTAGACTTCTATGTTGTACTTGGACGCCCAG GTTTTAACGTAGCCCATAGGAGAAGGAAAACTGGAAAAGTCGGTTTCCAACACAGACTTACTAAAGAAGATGCAATGAAATGGTTCCAACAGAAGTATGATGGTATTATTATAGCCGGAAAGAAGTAA